In Verrucomicrobiota bacterium, one DNA window encodes the following:
- a CDS encoding peptidylprolyl isomerase, whose protein sequence is MRLTLCSFLAATALAAATGYAQVEKKDVKTDDKTSAPAPGFTDPAKLTEKAPETFKAQFDTTKGKFTIEVTRSLAPNGADRFYNLVRSGYFTDVQFFRVIPGFMCQFGIHGDPKVAAAWRGARIPDDPVKSSNTRGAITFATAGPNTRTTQLFINFADNQRLDGMGFSSFGKVVEGMDVVDKINGEYGEGAPRGRGPDQSRIQAEGNAYLKKDFPNLDFIKSASIVGGSGT, encoded by the coding sequence TGTGTTCATTCTTGGCGGCTACTGCGCTGGCCGCGGCAACCGGTTACGCGCAGGTGGAGAAAAAAGATGTGAAAACGGACGACAAAACTTCAGCTCCGGCACCGGGATTCACGGATCCCGCCAAGCTCACGGAAAAGGCGCCGGAAACCTTCAAAGCGCAATTCGACACAACCAAGGGCAAGTTCACGATCGAGGTGACGCGGTCGTTGGCGCCCAATGGCGCGGACCGCTTCTACAATCTGGTCCGGTCGGGTTACTTCACCGATGTTCAATTCTTCCGCGTCATTCCCGGGTTCATGTGCCAGTTCGGGATTCACGGGGATCCGAAAGTCGCCGCCGCCTGGCGTGGCGCCAGGATTCCTGATGACCCCGTGAAAAGCAGCAATACGCGCGGCGCGATCACGTTCGCCACCGCCGGGCCGAACACCCGCACCACACAGTTGTTCATCAATTTTGCGGACAACCAAAGGCTCGACGGCATGGGTTTCTCTTCCTTCGGCAAAGTGGTCGAGGGAATGGACGTGGTGGACAAGATCAATGGCGAGTATGGCGAAGGCGCGCCCCGAGGACGGGGACCCGATCAAAGCCGCATCCAGGCGGAAGGGAACGCCTACTTGAAGAAAGACTTCCCCAATCTCGACTTCATCAAGTCTGCCTCGATTGTCGGCGGCTCGGGGACTTGA